The Aphelocoma coerulescens isolate FSJ_1873_10779 chromosome 14, UR_Acoe_1.0, whole genome shotgun sequence genome has a window encoding:
- the NLRC3 gene encoding NLR family CARD domain-containing protein 3 codes for MPREASDGRGLDQPVPRAAGEVHLSAVPGGDHLPPAQAGAPDGRGGCPGAGSEPPARAEPMVQKHLESLQSSYGNGLEPGALQRLTNLLLVEGLTDIQQKEHDILQVETTKGLPNVSKSIPLEKLFLPLSKVSIPPRISVTIGVAGIGKSTLVKLFVCTWAKGDINRDIMVVLPLTFRELNTYEKLSAERLLCLAFPHITEPGCISAGAARTLLILDGLDEFKTPLDFSNTVVCTDPKKEIQVDNLITNIIRGNLLQEASVWVTSRPAAARQIPGGLVDRMTEIRGFGAAEMKDFLDQMFLDNRDLSSQVLKHIRANRSLHVLCTIPGFCWISGSSIAYFLKHCSDQSQEAAVVPRTLSEIYSYYFKMALSGDWLEKPRETLRIEQAVNTSKKLVGSLGRLAFYGLLRKKHVFYEQDMKAYGIDLSLLHSSLSTRLLLKEDMQTSTAYYFSHLTMQEFLAALYYCTAAKRTIFDLFVESGMSWPKLGFLNHFRSAVQRALQAEDRQLDIFVRFLSGLLSPQVNKLLSGWLLAKDEHSGFRSQAISVLQGCLNTDHAISSRAVNAMHCLQEMQHTDIAKAVEEAMRSESLAGMLTPTNCSALAYLLQVSDVCLEETNLSNCLTYNVCKSLLSQLLFCHSLRLDNNQFKDDVMELLGSMLSVKDCQIQRLSLAENQISNKGAKALARSLLVNRSLMVLDLRSNSIGPTGAKALADALKKNQILLSLNLQHNSIKEDGATFLAEALLTNHRLVTLHLHKNAIGAQGARKIAEALKQNCSLRELILSSNSVGDNGSIALAEALRVNHSLQSLDLQSNSISSAGVTALTVALCSNKGLLSLNLRENSISKEGGPAIARALRSNSTLRKLDLAANLLYDDGGKAIAAAIKENRALTSLHLQWNFIQAKAATALAQALQSNSSLASLDLQENAIGDEGMAALSAALKVNTTLADLHLQVASVGAAGAQALAEALMVNKSLQILDLRGNSIGVAGAQAMANALRVNRSLRRLNLQENSLGMDGAICIATALKGNHGLTYVNLQGNRIGQSGAKMISDAIRTNSPDCVVDV; via the exons ATGCCACGGGAGGCCTCTGATGGAAG GGGCCTGGATCAACCGGTACCGCGAGCAGCTGGCGAGGTCCATCTCTCCGCAGTTCCTGGAGGAGATCATCTCCCACCTGCGCAGGCTGGAGCTCCTGACGGCCGAGGAGGCTGCCCAGGTGCAGGCAGCGAGCCCCCTGCCCGAGCAG AACCCATGGTGCAGAAGCACCTGGAGAGCCTCCAGAGCTCCTACGGGAACGGCCTGGAGCCAGGAGCCCTGCAGCGCCTCACCAACCTGCTGCTGGTGGAAGGCCTGACCGACATCCAGCAGAAGGAGCACGACATCCTGCAGGTTGAAACCACCAAAGGCCTGCCAAACGTATCCAAGAGCATccccctggagaagctcttcctgcctctctccaAAGTCAGCATCCCCCCTCGGATCTCTGTCACCATCGGCGTGGCCGGGATTGGCAAGAGCACTCTGGTGAAGCTGTTTGTCTGCACCTGGGCAAAGGGGGACATCAACAGGGACATCATGGTCGTGCTGCCCCTCACCTTCCGGGAGCTCAACACCTACGAGAAGCTCTCTGCTGAGCGCCTCCTCTGCTTGGCCTTCCCTCACATCACCGAGCCCGGCTGCATCTCGGCCGGAGCTGCCCGGACCCTGCTCATCCTCGACGGCCTGGATGAATTCAAGACCCCCTTGGATTTTTCCAACACAGTGGTTTGCACTGATCCCAAAAAGGAGATCCAAGTGGACAACCTGATCACCAACATTATAAGGGGAAACCTGCTGCAGGAGGCCTCTGTGTGGGTCACGTcgcggccagcggcggccaggCAGATTCCCGGTGGGCTGGTTGATAGGATGACGGAAATCCGAGGGTTTGGGGCTGCAGAGATGAAGGACTTCTTGGACCAGATGTTCCTTGACAACAGAGACCTGTCCAGCCAAGTCCTGAAGCACATCAGGGCTAACAGGTCGCTACACGTCCTGTGCACCATTCCTGGCTTTTGCTGGATTTCTGGCTCCTCAATCGCTTATTTCCTGAAACATTGCAGCGATCAATCCCAAGAAGCAGCTGTGGTCCCCAGGACCCTGTCAGAAATCTACtcctattattttaaaatggctCTGAGTGGTGACTGGCTGGAAAAGCCGAGAGAAACCCTCAGGATAGAGCAGGCTGTGAACACCAGCAAGAAGCTGGTGGGCAGCCTGGGCAGGCTGGCCTTCTACGGGCTGCTGCGGAAGAAACACGTGTTCTACGAGCAGGACATGAAGGCCTACGGCATCGACCTCTCCCTGCTGCACAGCAGCCTCTCCACCCGCCTCCTGCTCAAGGAGGACATGCAGACCTCCACAGCCTACTACTTCTCCCACTTAACCATGCAGGAGTTCCTGGCAGCTCTTTATTACTGCACAGCGGCCAAGCGGACCATCTTCGACCTCTTTGTGGAGAGCGGCATGTCCTGGCCCAAGCTGGGCTTCCTCAACCACTTCAGGAGCGCCGTTCAGAGGGCGCTGCAGGCCGAGGACAGGCAGCTGGACATCTTTGTCCGCTTCCTCTCGGGGCTGCTGTCCCCGCAGGTGAACAAGCTGCTGTCTGGGTGGCTGCTGGCGAAGGACGAGCACAGCGGGTTCAGGAGCCAGGCCATCAGCGTCCTGCAGGGCTGCCTGAACACCGACCACGCCATCTCCTCGCGCGCCGTCAACGCCATGCACTGCCTGCAGGAGATGCAGCACACGGACATCGCCAAGGCCGTGGAGGAGGCGATGAGGAGCGAGAGCTTGGCCGGGATGCTCACCCCCAcgaactgctctgccctggcttATCTCCTGCAGGTCTCGGATGTCTGCCTGGAGGAGACAAACCTGTCCAATTGCCTCACCTACAATGTGTGTAAGAGCCTGCTCTCCCAGCTTCTCTTCTGCCACAGCCTCAG GCTGGACAATAACCAGTTTAAGGACGACGtgatggagctgctgggcagcatGCTGAGTGTGAAGGACTGCCAGATCCAGAGGCTCAG CTTGGCAGAAAATCAGATCAGCAACAAGGGAGCCAAAGCTCTGGCCAGGTCGCTGCTGGTGAACAGGAGCCTGATGGTGCTGGA CCTGCGGAGCAACTCCATCGGCCCCACCGGAGCCAAAGCCCTGGCTGAtgccctgaaaaaaaaccaaatcctgcTCTCCCTGAA cctccagcaCAACTCCATCAAGGAGGACGGGGCCACCTTCCTGGCTGAGGCCCTGCTGACCAACCACAGGCTGGTGACCCTGCA TCTGCACAAAAACGCCATCGGAGCCCAGGGCGCCCGGAAAATCGCGGAGGCGCTGAAGCAGAACTGCAGCCTGAGGGAGCTGAT ACTCTCGAGCAACTCGGTGGGAGACAACGGCTCCATTGCCTTGGCCGAAGCTCTGAGGGTGAACCACAGCCTGCAAAGCCTTGA TCTCCAGAGCAACTCCATCAGCAGTGCAGGGGTCACAGCGCTGACAGTGGCTCTCTGCTCCAACAAGGGACTCCTCAGCCTCAA CCTCCGAGAGAACTCCATCAGCAAGGAGGGGGGCCCTGCCATCGCCCGTGCCCTGCGGAGCAACAGCACCCTCAGGAAGCTGGA cctggcGGCCAACCTGCTGTACGATGACGGGGGCAAGGCCATCGCTGCGGCCATCAAAGAGAACCGGGCACTCACGTCCCTCCA CTTACAGTGGAACTTCATCCAGGCCAAAGCAGCCACGGCCCTGGCACAAGCACTACAGTCCAACAGCAGCCTGGCCAGCCTTGA CCTGCAGGAGAATGCCATCGGAGATGAGGGAATGGCCGCCCTCTCTGCTGCGCTGAAGGTCAACACCACCCTGGCAGACCTCCA CCTGCAAGTGGCTTCAGTTGGCGCGGCCGGTGCCCAAGCCCTGGCAGAAGCCTTGATGGTCAACAAGAGCCTGCAGATCCTGGA CCTGCGGGGAAACTCCATTGGCGTGGCTGGGGCCCAGGCCATGGCCAACGCGCTGAGGGTGAACCGCAGCCTGCGCCGGCTCAA CCTGCAGGAAAACTCCCTGGGCATGGACGGAGCCATCTGCATCGCCACGGCCCTGAAGGGCAACCACGGCCTCACCTATGTCAA CCTGCAGGGGAATCGCATTGGGCAGTCAGGAGCCAAGATGATCTCGGACGCCATCCGGACAAACTCGCCCGACTGCGTCGTGGACGTGTGA